In a genomic window of Desulfovibrio inopinatus DSM 10711:
- the gatB gene encoding Asp-tRNA(Asn)/Glu-tRNA(Gln) amidotransferase subunit GatB, whose translation MARYEAVIGLEVHAQLKTKSKIFCSCSTTFGNEPNENVCAVCAGMPGVLPVMNEKVLEYAAKMGMAVGCTINNHSIFARKNYFYPDLPKGYQISQYEEPLCEHGHIDVEVDGTPSTIGITRIHMEEDAGKSIHSQHENKSYVDLNRTGVPLIEIVSEPDIRSAEEAVAYLKELRSILLYLDICDGNMEEGSFRCDANISLRPIGQKEFGTRAEIKNMNSFRNVQKGIEYEIARQEDLLDDDQPVIQETRLYDADKNVTMSMRGKEEANDYRYFPDPDLVPLAIDPAKLKEWRESLPELPAARRTRFMSQYGLTEYDADTLTSERELADYFEEAVTAYNEPKKIANWLMGEFIRECKSASVGPATSPLRPVGLAKLVELIDKGLISGKIGKQIFSDLFSTGADPEAHVQDKGLVQISDSSALEDVVKQILVDNPKEVDAYKGGKTKLIGFFVGQVMKKTKGQANPGLVNDLLRKLLS comes from the coding sequence ATGGCCCGCTACGAGGCAGTCATCGGTCTTGAGGTGCACGCCCAGCTCAAAACAAAGAGCAAAATCTTCTGCAGTTGTTCCACGACGTTCGGGAACGAACCCAACGAAAACGTCTGCGCTGTGTGTGCGGGAATGCCCGGTGTTTTACCGGTCATGAACGAAAAAGTGCTCGAATATGCAGCAAAAATGGGTATGGCAGTGGGTTGCACTATCAACAACCATTCGATCTTCGCCCGCAAGAACTACTTTTACCCGGATCTTCCCAAGGGATATCAAATTTCCCAATACGAAGAGCCACTGTGTGAACACGGACATATTGATGTCGAAGTTGATGGCACACCTTCGACGATCGGTATTACCCGTATTCACATGGAAGAGGACGCAGGCAAGTCCATTCACTCCCAGCATGAGAACAAGTCATATGTCGATTTGAACCGAACCGGTGTTCCCTTAATCGAAATCGTGAGTGAACCCGATATTCGGTCGGCAGAGGAAGCCGTCGCCTACTTGAAAGAACTCCGCAGCATCTTGCTGTATCTTGATATCTGCGACGGCAACATGGAAGAGGGATCATTTCGTTGTGATGCCAACATCTCGCTACGCCCCATAGGTCAAAAAGAATTCGGGACACGGGCGGAAATCAAGAATATGAACTCCTTCCGCAACGTTCAGAAAGGCATTGAATATGAGATCGCGCGTCAGGAAGACCTTCTTGACGATGACCAGCCTGTCATTCAAGAAACGCGACTCTATGACGCCGATAAAAACGTCACCATGTCCATGCGCGGCAAGGAAGAAGCCAATGACTACCGGTATTTTCCCGATCCGGATCTTGTGCCACTCGCCATTGACCCGGCCAAATTGAAAGAATGGCGGGAGTCGTTGCCCGAATTGCCTGCGGCCCGACGCACTCGGTTCATGTCCCAATACGGTCTCACCGAATATGATGCCGATACGTTGACCTCGGAACGTGAACTGGCCGACTACTTTGAAGAAGCCGTCACCGCGTATAATGAGCCCAAAAAAATAGCGAACTGGCTTATGGGCGAATTTATTCGAGAGTGTAAAAGTGCCTCTGTCGGCCCGGCCACCAGCCCGCTCCGTCCCGTCGGTTTGGCCAAACTCGTCGAGCTTATTGACAAAGGACTCATTAGCGGCAAAATTGGCAAGCAGATCTTTAGTGATCTGTTTTCAACTGGAGCCGATCCCGAAGCACATGTCCAAGATAAAGGACTTGTACAGATATCGGATTCGTCGGCATTAGAAGATGTGGTAAAGCAAATTTTGGTTGACAATCCTAAAGAAGTAGACGCGTACAAAGGCGGAAAAACCAAGCTCATTGGCTTTTTTGTCGGACAAGTCATGAAAAAGACCAAAGGCCAGGCGAACCCCGGACTGGTCAACGATCTGCTTAGAAAATTACTATCGTAG
- a CDS encoding ABC transporter permease yields the protein MNSELIVALLAAAIQSGTPILYATLGEMLTEKGGILNLGVEGILSVSALGAFLASFSTGAPWLGVLAGCLCGVLMASIHGLVCITFLGNQVVSGLALTIAGLGLASYFGTPFIGLAAPGFSQQPIPGLCDIPILGQIFFSHDVLVYLSYCAPIALWFLLRRTSLGMGIRAVGEMPGAASAAGLDPLRLRWVALLLGGALIGLGGAYLSLAYTHLWTNGLSGGRGWIAVALVIFAFWRPGRAVLGAYLFGSVMAFQLRLQASGATIPSSLLLMLPYALTIIALAFSASRSQNINAPAALGVNIEPED from the coding sequence ATGAACAGTGAACTCATCGTTGCTCTCCTTGCCGCGGCCATTCAATCCGGAACACCTATTCTCTATGCCACATTAGGAGAAATGCTGACGGAAAAAGGAGGCATTCTCAATTTGGGCGTGGAAGGGATTCTGAGTGTGTCTGCTCTGGGCGCATTTTTGGCGTCGTTTTCTACTGGAGCTCCCTGGCTTGGTGTGCTTGCCGGTTGCCTCTGTGGTGTGCTGATGGCCTCCATTCACGGTCTGGTGTGCATCACGTTCTTGGGGAATCAGGTTGTGTCAGGGCTTGCATTAACGATTGCTGGGCTTGGTTTGGCCAGTTATTTTGGCACTCCATTTATCGGACTGGCTGCTCCTGGATTTTCTCAGCAACCCATTCCCGGTCTCTGTGATATCCCCATTCTTGGACAGATTTTTTTCTCGCATGACGTGCTTGTCTATCTTTCCTATTGTGCGCCAATTGCACTCTGGTTTCTTTTACGCCGCACCAGTTTAGGCATGGGAATCCGGGCTGTGGGGGAAATGCCGGGAGCAGCTTCGGCAGCGGGACTTGATCCGCTCCGTTTGCGCTGGGTGGCACTCCTACTTGGTGGCGCACTGATTGGTCTTGGTGGTGCCTATCTTTCCTTGGCCTACACGCATCTTTGGACAAACGGCTTGTCCGGCGGGCGTGGTTGGATTGCCGTCGCGTTGGTGATTTTTGCATTCTGGAGGCCAGGACGCGCTGTATTGGGTGCGTATCTATTTGGTTCCGTCATGGCGTTTCAACTTCGTCTTCAGGCTTCGGGAGCAACCATTCCTTCTTCGTTATTGCTGATGCTTCCGTATGCGCTGACGATTATCGCCCTGGCATTTTCGGCGTCGAGATCCCAAAATATCAATGCTCCGGCCGCTCTTGGTGTGAATATCGAACCAGAGGACTAG
- the mtnA gene encoding S-methyl-5-thioribose-1-phosphate isomerase, protein MTEHIQFSDDQNVLLLLDQRYLPNREDTFVCKNTETTIYALQTMVVRGAPAIGVTAAYGCYLATQEVDRDATEWKTQLNQLLDALADARPTAVNLRWAVTVMREAWNAAGDIPLAELASTWLALAKKIHAEDIEINTVMGRHGADLLEDGDTVMTHCNAGALATAGYGTALGVIRGAIDKGKKISVIANETRPFLQGARLTAYELAKDGIPVKVACDNATALLMKKGLVDKVVVGADRIAANGDVANKIGTYGVALLAKAHGVPFYVAAPSSTFDLDTPSGDQIPIEDRTPREVTHIGDHQITPDGVEVFNFAFDITPNELIAGIVTEKGVLAAPFDVAIREMIQHDTPNTSTLG, encoded by the coding sequence ATGACCGAGCATATCCAGTTTTCCGACGACCAAAATGTCCTTCTTCTTCTCGACCAACGCTATCTCCCCAACCGTGAAGACACCTTTGTTTGTAAAAACACGGAAACAACCATTTATGCCCTGCAAACCATGGTCGTTCGCGGTGCTCCGGCCATTGGTGTTACCGCCGCTTATGGATGCTATTTGGCAACACAGGAAGTGGACCGGGACGCCACCGAATGGAAAACACAACTGAACCAGCTTTTAGATGCACTTGCCGATGCCAGACCAACGGCCGTCAACTTACGTTGGGCGGTAACGGTCATGCGTGAAGCGTGGAATGCGGCAGGCGACATCCCCCTTGCCGAGCTTGCAAGCACCTGGCTTGCCCTGGCGAAAAAAATCCATGCTGAAGACATTGAAATCAATACGGTCATGGGACGACATGGCGCCGACTTGCTGGAAGATGGTGACACCGTCATGACACATTGCAATGCCGGAGCTCTGGCCACCGCCGGATACGGAACGGCGTTGGGCGTCATTCGCGGCGCCATTGATAAAGGCAAAAAAATTTCCGTCATCGCCAATGAAACGCGTCCGTTCCTTCAAGGGGCTCGGTTGACAGCCTATGAGTTGGCCAAAGACGGCATTCCGGTCAAAGTCGCTTGCGATAACGCCACCGCCCTGCTCATGAAAAAAGGGCTGGTCGATAAAGTTGTTGTCGGAGCAGATCGCATTGCCGCCAATGGCGATGTGGCCAATAAGATTGGTACGTATGGTGTCGCCTTGCTTGCCAAAGCACACGGCGTCCCGTTCTATGTCGCGGCTCCCTCAAGCACTTTTGACCTCGACACCCCGTCCGGCGATCAAATCCCCATTGAAGACCGGACCCCGCGCGAAGTTACCCATATCGGTGACCATCAGATTACTCCTGATGGTGTAGAAGTTTTCAACTTCGCCTTTGATATTACCCCCAATGAACTTATTGCCGGTATTGTCACGGAAAAAGGTGTTTTAGCTGCACCGTTCGATGTCGCTATCCGTGAAATGATACAACATGACACCCCTAACACTTCAACACTGGGATAG
- the der gene encoding ribosome biogenesis GTPase Der, with protein sequence MTTIAIVGRPNVGKSTLFNRLLGRRKAITHDRPGVTRDRIHGTVRLADRKITLIDTGGLDFEETEGIEAGIMSQAREAVLAADIVLLVVDGREGLNPIDERVAELLRESESTTLLIVNKVDGPEKADILTAEFHTMGLELEPVSSEHGYNIQDLKERLAEMLPEEDESALQDVEHGLKLAIVGRPNVGKSSLINAMLRENRLIVSPEAGTTRDAVDVVFEARGRRYTFVDTAGVRKRGRIDDSLEKLSVVRALGTAKRADVAILMTDATMRLALQDKKLLSYLDREKIPFFVVINKADLLDKEALRDVKKIMQNELRICPHVPVVFTSTVTRKGLKDLLPMAEAIIQECGIRVGTGEINRALADMTSHHQPPLIKGRRAKFYYMTQSDVMPPTFVFFVNDQEKVKASYARYLENQLRKRFGIRIAPVRLYFRASRGKKE encoded by the coding sequence ATGACGACTATCGCCATCGTGGGACGACCCAATGTCGGGAAATCCACCTTATTCAATCGCCTCCTTGGCCGACGCAAGGCCATTACCCACGACCGCCCCGGTGTAACCCGAGACCGTATTCACGGTACAGTACGGCTCGCCGACCGTAAAATTACGCTTATTGACACCGGTGGCCTAGATTTCGAAGAAACCGAAGGTATTGAAGCCGGCATCATGAGCCAGGCCCGGGAAGCTGTTCTTGCTGCCGACATTGTGCTTCTCGTTGTGGACGGACGCGAAGGACTCAATCCCATTGATGAGCGTGTTGCAGAACTTCTGCGTGAATCCGAGAGCACCACGTTGCTTATCGTCAACAAAGTCGATGGTCCGGAAAAAGCCGATATCCTAACGGCAGAATTCCATACAATGGGACTTGAGCTTGAACCGGTGTCGTCCGAGCACGGATACAATATCCAGGATCTGAAAGAACGCTTGGCTGAAATGCTTCCGGAAGAGGATGAAAGCGCATTACAGGATGTTGAACACGGCCTGAAACTGGCGATTGTTGGACGTCCCAATGTCGGCAAATCCTCCTTGATCAATGCCATGCTTCGTGAAAACCGCCTCATTGTCAGTCCTGAAGCCGGCACAACCCGCGACGCTGTCGATGTTGTTTTTGAAGCCAGAGGACGGCGCTATACATTTGTCGATACGGCTGGCGTCCGTAAACGTGGGCGTATCGACGACTCATTGGAAAAATTGAGCGTTGTTCGCGCGCTGGGCACCGCCAAACGTGCCGACGTCGCCATCCTCATGACCGATGCCACCATGCGCTTGGCATTGCAGGATAAAAAGCTGCTTTCCTACCTTGATCGCGAAAAAATCCCGTTTTTTGTTGTCATCAACAAGGCCGATCTTCTCGACAAAGAGGCCTTACGCGATGTCAAAAAAATCATGCAGAACGAGCTCCGCATCTGCCCGCATGTTCCCGTTGTATTTACATCGACGGTAACTCGAAAAGGCCTCAAAGACCTCCTGCCTATGGCGGAAGCCATTATTCAAGAATGTGGAATCCGTGTCGGAACGGGAGAAATCAACCGTGCGCTGGCCGACATGACAAGCCATCACCAACCACCGCTCATCAAAGGACGGCGTGCCAAATTCTATTACATGACCCAATCGGATGTCATGCCTCCGACGTTTGTATTCTTCGTCAATGACCAGGAAAAAGTGAAAGCCTCCTACGCCCGATATCTTGAAAACCAGCTAAGAAAACGCTTCGGCATTCGCATCGCACCGGTTCGACTCTACTTCCGAGCGAGTCGCGGAAAGAAAGAATAA
- a CDS encoding ABC transporter ATP-binding protein, with protein MMVEQSSSSCADDTKNPVVSLKGVTKRFGKVVANDNITLDIYPGCIKALLGENGAGKSTLMSMLAGRFQPDEGTIEVDGEPVAFTSAKDGIRAGIGMVYQHFMLVHSMTVAENVLLGQTKSSIVSPAEMEKEIAALAQEFGLEIDPAALVADLSMGERQRVEILKLLYRKSRVLIFDEPTSVLTEVETVRLYESLQRMAAQGKAIVFISHKLEEVLALADDIAVLRRGRVEARFDRSEVTSKAELARRMVGKDVLLEISKEPVDITDVVLDIKNLTGLGLHDINLTVRKGEIVAVVGVAGNGQKALVEAVCGMQKPPADTVFIMGKAWRKFFSDLSWKKSLSYVPEDRLGLAVAEQMDLVDNLLLTTRKGFSKGPWLNRKRAAQTMTTLMEKHDIYPRRIQSQAWQLSGGNLQKMVISRELYRQPCLVVAEQPTQGLDVSATEAVWQKLLKTRQMAGILLVTGDLNEALQLADRIAVIFEGRFMDIFPITDREKVDKIGLMMAGVQDEDTV; from the coding sequence ATGATGGTCGAGCAATCGTCGAGTTCCTGTGCTGATGATACGAAAAATCCCGTGGTTTCTCTTAAGGGCGTGACAAAGCGGTTTGGCAAGGTTGTGGCCAACGATAATATTACGCTCGACATTTATCCGGGCTGCATCAAAGCGCTTCTGGGTGAGAATGGAGCAGGTAAATCGACCTTGATGTCAATGCTTGCCGGTCGTTTTCAACCGGATGAGGGAACCATTGAGGTCGATGGAGAGCCCGTAGCGTTCACATCGGCAAAAGATGGTATCCGTGCAGGGATCGGCATGGTGTATCAACATTTCATGCTCGTTCACTCGATGACTGTGGCGGAAAACGTTCTGCTTGGCCAGACGAAGTCGTCCATAGTGTCGCCGGCGGAAATGGAAAAAGAAATTGCCGCATTAGCGCAGGAATTTGGTCTGGAGATCGACCCGGCGGCTCTTGTTGCCGATTTGTCTATGGGAGAACGACAACGGGTTGAGATTCTTAAATTGCTCTATCGGAAAAGTCGCGTGCTCATTTTCGATGAACCGACTTCGGTGCTTACCGAAGTGGAAACGGTTCGGCTGTACGAATCCCTGCAACGTATGGCAGCTCAGGGAAAGGCTATTGTTTTTATTAGCCACAAGCTCGAAGAAGTCCTTGCATTAGCTGATGATATTGCCGTGCTGCGTCGCGGCCGTGTCGAAGCTCGATTTGATAGAAGCGAGGTGACGTCCAAAGCTGAGCTGGCCCGGCGCATGGTGGGCAAAGATGTTCTTCTTGAAATTTCCAAAGAACCGGTCGACATCACCGATGTTGTCCTTGATATCAAGAATTTAACCGGCCTCGGCCTGCACGACATTAATTTGACTGTCCGCAAAGGTGAAATTGTTGCCGTTGTCGGTGTTGCGGGGAACGGACAAAAGGCGTTGGTTGAAGCGGTATGTGGTATGCAAAAGCCGCCTGCCGACACTGTCTTTATTATGGGAAAAGCGTGGAGGAAATTCTTTTCCGATCTTTCGTGGAAGAAGTCGTTGTCGTATGTTCCGGAAGACCGTCTTGGGCTCGCCGTGGCGGAACAAATGGACCTTGTGGACAATTTGCTCCTGACAACGCGAAAAGGATTCTCCAAAGGGCCTTGGCTCAACCGAAAGCGAGCAGCGCAAACCATGACGACGCTCATGGAAAAGCACGATATTTACCCCCGACGTATTCAAAGCCAAGCCTGGCAGCTCTCTGGGGGCAACCTGCAGAAGATGGTCATCTCACGGGAGCTCTATCGGCAACCCTGTCTTGTTGTTGCCGAACAGCCCACGCAGGGACTTGATGTGTCGGCAACCGAAGCTGTCTGGCAAAAGTTGCTCAAGACGCGACAAATGGCCGGTATTTTGCTTGTCACGGGTGATTTGAACGAAGCGTTGCAATTAGCCGATCGGATTGCGGTTATTTTTGAAGGTCGGTTCATGGATATTTTCCCCATTACCGACAGAGAAAAAGTGGACAAGATTGGCCTGATGATGGCTGGCGTGCAGGACGAGGATACGGTGTAA
- a CDS encoding sulfide-dependent adenosine diphosphate thiazole synthase yields MALNERIVTEAILTEYFEKFKNCLSLDVAIVGGGPSGMTAARIMAQAGLKVALFERKLSIGGGMWGGGMTWNIIVVQEESKHLLEEVNLPVKHFKDEYYTCDAVAATTTLASTAALAGTQFFNCISVEDVCLREIDGEKRITGIVINSSPVEIAGLHVDPVVIDCKFLIEATGHDTEVLRTLVRKNDIRLNTPSGNIEGEQSMWADVAEANTVNNTREVFPGMYVCGMAANAAFGSYRMGPIFGGMLLSGEKVAKEIIDRIANDK; encoded by the coding sequence ATGGCGTTAAATGAACGTATCGTTACTGAGGCTATTCTGACCGAATATTTTGAGAAGTTTAAAAACTGCCTTTCGCTTGATGTTGCGATTGTCGGTGGTGGCCCTTCCGGCATGACCGCTGCGCGCATCATGGCACAGGCCGGGTTGAAAGTTGCTCTTTTCGAACGCAAGCTGTCCATTGGTGGCGGCATGTGGGGCGGTGGCATGACCTGGAATATCATTGTCGTCCAGGAAGAAAGCAAGCACCTGCTCGAAGAAGTCAATTTGCCCGTGAAGCATTTCAAAGATGAATATTATACCTGTGATGCCGTTGCCGCTACAACGACATTGGCATCCACTGCTGCCTTGGCCGGTACGCAATTCTTTAACTGCATCAGTGTTGAAGATGTATGTCTGCGCGAAATCGATGGCGAAAAACGCATCACCGGTATTGTCATTAATTCTTCGCCCGTCGAAATCGCCGGGCTCCACGTAGACCCGGTTGTTATCGACTGCAAATTCCTCATCGAAGCTACAGGACATGATACGGAAGTTTTGCGGACACTGGTTCGTAAAAACGATATCCGCTTGAATACCCCCTCGGGCAATATCGAAGGTGAACAGTCCATGTGGGCCGATGTGGCCGAAGCCAACACGGTGAACAACACCCGTGAAGTATTCCCCGGCATGTATGTTTGCGGTATGGCCGCCAACGCAGCTTTTGGTTCTTATCGCATGGGCCCCATTTTTGGAGGAATGCTTCTCTCCGGAGAAAAAGTCGCCAAAGAAATCATTGATCGGATTGCCAACGATAAATAA
- the nhaB gene encoding sodium/proton antiporter NhaB, with protein MPQTLGKAFNRNFLGNSPAWYKFTILAFLVLNPILLSTVGSVVTGWILIVEFIFTLAMALKCYPLPAGGLLAIEAVVLGLTNAETVYHEVAHNLPVILLLMFMVAGIYFMKELLHFTFTKILMNVQSKVKLALLFCISGAVLSAFLDALTVTAVIIAVSYGFYDLYHRYASGKGRDHEHDCRIDSGVDDCHRNDLDEFRGFLRNLMMHGAVGTALGGVCTLVGEPQNLLIGHEVGWHFAEFFIRVAPVSLPVLAVGLYTCYWLEKKKFMGYGFEIPENVLRILREQSEEDDRKRSKRQKAALIIQGIVAVLLVFSLALHVAEVGVVGLMIIILLTSFTGVTEEHQIGKAFEEALPFTALLVVFFAVVAVIHDQHLFTPIIHHALAMQGKMQLIAFYIANGVLSAISDNVFVATVYITEAKQALAAGIITKEQLDLLAVAINTGTNIPSVATPNGQAAFLFLLTSALAPLIRLSYGQMVKLAFPYTVTMSLTGLIATILFL; from the coding sequence ATGCCACAGACTCTTGGCAAGGCGTTTAATCGAAATTTTCTTGGCAACTCGCCAGCGTGGTATAAATTTACCATTCTTGCGTTTCTTGTTCTCAACCCGATCCTTCTCTCTACGGTTGGCTCTGTTGTAACAGGCTGGATTCTTATTGTTGAATTCATCTTTACGTTGGCCATGGCACTCAAGTGCTACCCTTTGCCTGCCGGTGGTTTGTTGGCTATTGAAGCCGTTGTCCTTGGCTTGACGAATGCAGAAACCGTGTATCATGAAGTTGCGCATAATTTGCCTGTTATTTTGTTGCTGATGTTCATGGTGGCCGGCATCTACTTCATGAAAGAATTGCTACACTTCACGTTCACCAAAATTCTCATGAACGTGCAGTCCAAGGTGAAGCTGGCGCTGTTGTTCTGTATCTCTGGTGCTGTCTTGTCGGCCTTTTTGGACGCGTTGACGGTTACGGCCGTTATTATCGCCGTTTCCTATGGCTTTTATGATCTGTACCACCGCTATGCGTCGGGCAAAGGTCGCGACCATGAGCATGATTGTCGTATTGACTCTGGTGTCGATGATTGTCACCGGAACGATCTTGACGAGTTCCGTGGATTTCTCCGCAATCTCATGATGCACGGTGCTGTTGGTACGGCGCTGGGCGGCGTCTGCACCCTGGTCGGTGAACCGCAAAACCTGTTGATCGGGCATGAAGTCGGCTGGCATTTTGCCGAATTCTTTATCCGAGTAGCTCCGGTTTCCCTCCCGGTTCTCGCTGTTGGCTTGTACACATGCTACTGGCTCGAAAAGAAAAAATTCATGGGATACGGCTTCGAGATTCCGGAGAATGTTCTGCGTATCTTGCGTGAACAGTCCGAAGAAGATGACAGAAAGCGCAGCAAACGCCAGAAAGCCGCGTTGATCATCCAAGGAATTGTTGCCGTACTGCTCGTCTTCAGCTTGGCATTGCACGTTGCTGAAGTCGGTGTCGTCGGCCTTATGATCATTATTTTGCTGACGTCGTTCACGGGTGTGACCGAAGAGCACCAAATCGGGAAAGCCTTCGAAGAAGCGCTGCCGTTTACCGCGCTGCTCGTTGTCTTCTTTGCTGTTGTTGCGGTCATTCACGATCAGCATTTGTTTACTCCTATCATCCACCATGCGTTGGCGATGCAAGGGAAAATGCAGCTTATTGCATTTTACATTGCGAACGGCGTGTTGTCGGCCATTAGTGATAACGTGTTTGTTGCTACAGTCTATATTACCGAAGCAAAGCAAGCTCTTGCCGCTGGCATCATCACCAAAGAACAGCTTGATTTGTTGGCTGTCGCCATCAACACGGGCACGAACATCCCTAGCGTTGCAACTCCGAACGGTCAGGCTGCGTTCTTGTTCCTGCTGACGTCGGCCTTGGCTCCGCTCATCCGTTTGTCGTATGGACAGATGGTCAAGCTGGCCTTCCCCTATACCGTCACCATGAGCTTGACCGGCCTTATCGCTACTATCTTGTTTTTGTAG